The Alnus glutinosa chromosome 7, dhAlnGlut1.1, whole genome shotgun sequence genome includes a region encoding these proteins:
- the LOC133872178 gene encoding E3 ubiquitin-protein ligase At1g12760-like produces MEEEQRGLPVRVENNGRNDSVPWRPTFSLPLTGLIASEHRDDDDDSHVSGETNCGYYYYYYNYYWKPIVVLDLAFLAVAVVVLLSTFKETPSTPLRVWLSGYSLHCVFHVAFLYLHSLNPFSSAHDPAAPPLAHARIVKRLESINTIISSVWWVLGFYWIVVGGQALLQDSPRLYWLTVVFLAFDVFFIIFCVGMAFIIFFALCCCIPIVAFAYAMTIREGASEDDIRYLPKYRFRQANPLGTFDDDRMKFEWGRVESANRNHVNELSLHPEDSECCICLSRYVDGVELCTLPCNHHFHCACISRWLRINATCPLCKYNILRARGDTLV; encoded by the exons ATGGAGGAAGAGCAGCGGGGATTGCCTGTACGCGTGGAAAACAACGGGAGAAATGATTCGGTGCCCTGGCGGCCCACCTTCAGTCTCCCTCTCACCGGTCTGATCGCTTCCGAGCACCGCGACGACGACGATGACAGCCACGTCAGCGGAGAAACAAATTGCGGCtattactactactactacaacTACTACTGGAAGCCCATTGTGGTGCTGGACCTGGCCTTCCTGGCGGTGGCCGTGGTGGTGCTCCTCTCCACCTTCAAGGAGACGCCGTCCACGCCTCTCAGGGTTTGGCTCTCTGGCTACTCTCTCCACTGCGTTTTCCATGTCGCCTTTCTCTACCTTCACTCTCTCAACCCCTTTTCTTCTGCTCATGATCCTGCCGCTCCACCTCTGGCTCACGCCCG CATTGTGAAGAGGTTAGAGTCAATAAATACGATCATATCCTCCGTCTGGTGGGTGTTGGGATTCTATTGGATTGTTGTGGGTGGCCAAGCACTTCTGCAAGATTCTCCTCGCCTCTACTG GTTAACAGTGGTTTTTCTAGCCTTTGATGTAttctttatcatcttttgcGTTGGAATGGCGTTTATCATTTTCTTTGCTCTCTGCTGCTGCATCCCAATTGTAGCATTTGCCTATGCTATGACAATCAGAGAAGGCGCATCTGAAGATGATATCAGGTATCTTCCCAAGTATAGATTTCGACAGGCCAATCCACTGGGTACCTTTGACGATGATAGAATGAAATTTGAGTGGGGAAGGGTGGAATCAGCAAATAGGAACCATGTCAATGAACTTTCTCTTCATCCAGAGGATTCT GAGTGCTGCATCTGCCTTTCACGATATGTAGATGGAGTGGAGCTTTGTACCCTTCCCTGCAACCACCATTTCCATTGTGCATGCATCAGCAGATGGCTCCGAATAAATGCAACCTGCCCTCTCTGTAAATATAATATCCTCAGGGCCAGGGGTGATACATTGGTTTGA